From a single Silene latifolia isolate original U9 population chromosome 6, ASM4854445v1, whole genome shotgun sequence genomic region:
- the LOC141587628 gene encoding F-box/kelch-repeat protein At3g23880-like translates to MQKMKNRKKTKSSSNSTRISEFKYLPPELCTQILANLPAKTVLRFRCVCKSWCDIIDNPDFVTQHRNLCKINSVSSKLLLSFECLGRFGRKGRLLTVRHADALRKTDHILKTLQRYDINGSCNELLLIRGLTGLGERNPLMLWNPCIRKSLSIPLPPLLSSCDGRVVYAFGFAPNSNDYKVVAMSSQWSQADGWNVCFAVYTLSDQQWSLRNDGFNMSYPYYSRMFSRYCCPQTGFNFQGARYWISYDPNRNGNLADNSTHLVILDFDLEKFNYMELPFASDDRGAVRLPFRLRESLAVFCISSVKSSIWSLEGDSRNGVWTQRFSGLSSSDGFDLFRSGPFLPLFYYESDDGGRFVYWKKSYNISSCQIHELGKSMKHYVNMLMYMEGLVLCKGYGAEDLGSCS, encoded by the coding sequence ATGCAGAAAATGAAGAACAGAAAGAAGACGAAATCTTCATCAAATTCGACCCGTATTTCCGAATTCAAGTACCTACCACCTGAACTTTGTACCCAAATTCTGGCAAATTTACCAGCCAAAACCGTGTTAAGATTCAGGTGCGTATGTAAATCTTGGTGCGACATTATTGATAATCCTGATTTCGTTACCCAGCATCGTAATCTTTGCAAAATCAATTCCGTGAGTAGTAAATTATTACTATCCTTCGAGTGTTTGGGTCGGTTTGGGCGGAAAGGACGCTTGTTGACAGTTCGTCACGCTGACGCTCTTCGTAAAACTGATCACATTTTAAAGACTTTGCAAAGGTATGATATAAATGGGAGCTGTAATGAGTTGCTGTTAATTCGCGGCTTAACTGGTCTTGGAGAACGAAACCCGTTGATGCTGTGGAACCCTTGTATTAGAAAGTCGTTGTCAATTCCCCTGCCTCCATTATTGTCGTCCTGTGACGGCAGAGTCGTGTATGCATTTGGGTTTGCACCTAACAGTAACGATTATAAAGTCGTTGCTATGTCATCACAATGGAGTCAGGCCGatggttggaatgtgtgtttTGCAGTTTATACGCTTAGTGATCAACAATGGTCTCTCAGAAATGATGGCTTCAATATGTCTTATCCGTACTATAGCCGTATGTTTTCGCGATATTGTTGTCCCCAAACGGGTTTTAACTTTCAAGGAGCGCGATATTGGATTAGTTATGACCCAAATCGGAATGGTAACCTTGCTGATAATTCAACTCATCTCGTTATTCTTGACTTTGATTTGGAAAAATTCAACTACATGGAACTGCCATTTGCTTCAGACGATAGGGGAGCCGTAAGACTTCCTTTTCGTCTAAGGGAGTCACTAGCGGTTTTCTGTATTTCTTCTGTGAAATCCAGCATATGGTCGCTGGAAGGGGACAGCAGAAACGGGGTGTGGACCCAAAGGTTCTCAGGACTGTCAAGTTCTGATGGTTTTGATCTGTTCAGGTCTGGTCCATTTTTGCCGTTATTCTACTATGAGAGTGATGATGGTGGCCGTTTTGTTTACTGGAAGAAGTCGTATAACATTTCTAGCTGTCAAATACACGAGCTTGGAAAATCTATGAAGCATTATGTGAATATGCTAATGTATATGGAGGGCTTGGTGTTGTGCAAAGGTTACGGAGCTGAAGATCTTGGGTCATGCTCATGA
- the LOC141587629 gene encoding putative F-box protein At3g23260, giving the protein MKRRIKRKTSTNLPHIPETSPDTPQHVPHIPEFKYIPPEVWSQIFATLPAKTLVRFRCICKSWCSIIDHPTFVSMHLQIFKINSSKDKLLLALEALRGEDKGCMVTVREGCLVTVCEAETLRNTGRIFRKSDSYSYHMIGGCNGLFLVNRKNIPRRHTHGKTGHRFHQEELRLWNPCIRKSLVLPTRPCSPLLKDSVYLLGFDAVSKDYKVVAIAIDYCQPEETTKTDVAVYRLSNQQWTVKDDYLNISYPYRIGRLGPFHSLSISVFFRGSAYWLGQIDKNRIDLTHLGCFDFDSEKITFSKLPFTWDESGSLRFLFLLGESLAVFSISLETSSIWVLQQDKEKFGPWILWFSGKSNSAGYKTFEGIDSSKEKIFYCESDGGYFVLGKQAYNIASCEVQKFKRAFRPYIELETYSESLALSKEYGSRDLRSFP; this is encoded by the coding sequence ATGAAGAGAAGGATTAAGCGCAAAACATCAACCAATTTGCCCCATATACCAGAAACATCACCAGACACTCCTCAACATGTGCCTCATATACCCGAATTTAAGTACATTCCACCCGAAGTTTGGTCTCAGATTTTCGCAACGTTGCCTGCTAAAACCCTAGTAAGATTCAGGTGCATATGTAAATCTTGGTGCTCCATTATCGATCACCCTACTTTTGTTTCAATGCATCTCcaaatttttaaaataaattcgAGTAAGGATAAATTATTGCTTGCCCTCGAGGCTTTGCGAGGAGAAGATAAAGGGTGCATGGTGACAGTTCGTGAGGGGTGCTTGGTGACAGTTTGTGAGGCTGAAACTCTAAGAAATACCGGTCGTATTTTTAGGAAATCTGATTCATACTCATATCATATGATAGGCGGTTGTAATGGGTTGTTCCTTGTTAATCGAAAGAATATTCCTCGTCGTCACACTCATGGAAAGACCGGTCATCGTTTTCACCAGGAAGAATTGAGATTGTGGAACCCGTGTATTCGCAAATCTTTGGTACTTCCCACTCGCCCATGTTCTCCTTTGCTTAAGGATTCTGTATATTTGCTTGGGTTCGACGCTGTTAGTAAGGATTATAAAGTGGTCGCAATTGCAATCGATTATTGTCAGCCTGAAGAGACTACAAAGACGGACGTTGCAGTTTATAGACTCAGTAATCAACAGTGGACCGTCAAAGATGACTACCTCAATATCAGTTACCCGTACAGAATAGGTAGGCTCGGGCCATTTCATTCGCTATCAATTTCTGTTTTCTTTCGAGGGTCCGCATACTGGCTTGGACAAATTGATAAAAACAGGATTGATTTAACTCATCTTGGTTGCTTCGACTTTGATAGTGAaaaaataaccttttcaaaactGCCATTTACTTGGGACGAAAGTGGCTCATTGCGATTCCTGTTTCTTCTTGGGGAGTCACTAGCGGTTTTCAGTATTTCTTTGGAAACATCCAGCATATGGGTGCTACAACAGGACAAAGAAAAGTTTGGGCCATGGATTCTGTGGTTTTCAGGAAAATCAAATTCGGCTGGTTATAAAACATTCGAGGGGATTGATAGTTCAAAGGAAAAGATATTCTATTGTGAGAGTGATGGTGGATACTTTGTTTTGGGGAAGCAAGCTTATAATATAGCTAGTTGTGAAGTGCAGAAGTTCAAAAGAGCTTTCCGCCCCTATATAGAACTGGAAACATATTCTGAGAGCTTGGCTTTGTCCAAAGAATACGGATCCCGTGACTTGAGGTCCTTCCCATGA